The Meles meles chromosome 12, mMelMel3.1 paternal haplotype, whole genome shotgun sequence genome includes a window with the following:
- the LOC123954381 gene encoding LOW QUALITY PROTEIN: N-acetylgalactosamine kinase-like (The sequence of the model RefSeq protein was modified relative to this genomic sequence to represent the inferred CDS: substituted 1 base at 1 genomic stop codon) — translation MATEGPAMRXVQVAEHPRLLKLKEMFNSKFGSIPKFYVRAPGRVNIIGEHIDYCGYSVLPMAVEQDMLIAVEPVKTQTLQLANTNPLHPDFSTSSNNIQIDKTKPLWHNYFLCGFKGIQKHFGLSTLTGMNCLGDGNIPPSSGLSSSSALVCCAGLVTLTVLGMNLSKVELAEICAKNERYIGTEGGGMDKSISFLAEEGTAKLIEFSPLRATDVKLPSGAVFVIANSCVEMNKAATSHFNIRVMECRLAAKLLAKYRGLQWGKVLRLEEVQTKLGVSLEEMLWITEDALHPEPYSPEEVCRCLGISLQEFRTQILSPNTQDGESAEESEEHASSPTHSWKDSTFPMNFTDFEAYLRVFGECVCFGKLNSLDSGLR, via the coding sequence ATGGCTACGGAGGGTCCTGCCATGCGTTGAGTGCAAGTGGCAGAACATCCCAGATTGCTGAAGCTAAAGGAGATGTTTAACTCTAAGTTTGGATCCATTCCCAAGTTTTATGTTCGAGCACCAGGGAGAGTCAACATAATAGGAGAACATATAGATTATTGTGGATATTCTGTTCTTCCTATGGCTGTAGAACAAGATATGTTAATAGCTGTGGAACCTGTGAAAACCCAAACTCTTCAACTAGCCAATACAAATCCCTTACACCCGGACTTCAGTACTAGTTCTAATAATATTCAGATTGACAAAACCAAGCCTTTGTGGCACAACTATTTCCTATGTGGATTTAAAGGAATTCAGAAACACTTTGGTCTTAGCACCCTGACTGGAATGAATTGCTTAGGGGATGGAAATATCCCACCAAGTTCTGGACTCTCCAGCTCCAGTGCTTTAGTCTGTTGTGCTGGCTTGGTGACACTCACAGTGCTGGGAATGAACCTATCTAAGGTGGAACTTGCAGAAATCTGTGCCAAGAACGAGCGTTATATTGGCACTGAAGGAGGAGGGATGGACAAGTCCATATCATTTCTTGCAGAAGAAGGAACTGCCAAGTTGATAGAATTTAGTCCTCTGAGGGCAACTGATGTGAAACTTCCAAGTGGAGCAGTATTTGTGATTGCCAACAGTTGTGTGGAAATGAATAAGGCAGCGACTTCTCATTTCAATATCAGGGTGATGGAGTGTCGGCTGGCTGCAAAGCTCCTGGCAAAGTACAGAGGCTTGCAGTGGGGTAAAGTACTACGACTAGAGGAGGTGCAAACCAAACTGGGGGTCAGTCTGGAAGAAATGCTGTGGATCACAGAGGATGCCCTTCACCCCGAGCCCTATAGCCCTGAGGAGGTCTGCAGGTGTCTGGGAATTAGCCTGCAGGAGTTTCGAACCCAAATTCTGAGTCCAAACACTCAAGATGGTGAGTCTGCAGAAGAAAGTGAAGAACATGCTAGTTCCCCTACTCACAGCTGGAAAGATTCCACTTTTCCCAtgaattttactgattttgaagcatacttgagggtatttggagaaTGTGTATGTTTTGGCAAACTTAATTCTCTAGATTCTGGACTTCGTTAA
- the LOC123954382 gene encoding disintegrin and metalloproteinase domain-containing protein 1a-like, with protein sequence MRQAVTCATEQMKLCKGNKSDVKVEFSLKPMVREGEEPIRIWSYRPRVSVSGTAATDGHRPHTINRFPTATSVAASLRQSASSSSSLQKYQVAAYEAGRELPAWAPQMKGWRRAPEVPGPSCVRLGIMLVLVLIFLPGLYCDPGSVYYASYETVIPKSLTVKGREDPGEKASSYTLLMQGQKQVIQLKVKRDYFVNNFPVFSYHSGVLRQEVPFISHDCHYEGYIEGVPGSFVSLNTCSGLRGILIKEGKPYGIEPMDSSEQFEHVLYTMAPQARVSCGVTSKGSQVVSTSRQQGSRKPRRPQALPSFWSHTKYVEMFVVVSNQRFQMWGGNVDETVQRVMDITALANIFTRGINTEVVLAGMEVWTEGDLIEVPADLRVTLRNFNSWRQEKLFPRVKHDVAHMIVGHHPEDHVGQAFLNGACSRGFAAAVESFHHEDVLLFAALVAHELGHNLGIQHDHSACTCKDKRFCLMRENITKESGFSNCSSDHFYQFLREHKGACLFNKPRPQGRLRRQASCGNGVLEVNEECDCGPDCGNNPCCDETCRLKATALCSSGPCCNETCGYLEKGIMCRSPFGECDLPEYCDGNSDKCPTNTYKQNGTPCQRVHYCIEGLCKTADFQCTNVFGYPARSAPEDCYVSMNTKGDRFGNCGLPTSDNQEYVKCTAENIYCGKIICTNVKHVPVVKPMQTMIQVPHRDDWCWSMDAYNNTDIPDDGDVDAGTRCAPEKICLNYSCVDHAVLNYDCEPRQMCNGRGVCNNLKHCHCEAGYAPPDCTTIGTGGSVDSGSPVLQRESENAFSVAKDEHEFVDNMIIIFLILFFLLLIVVTAFITLLCKHSRKAPPEPKEKGPEEAAEEVQPEEEEEEEEEEEEEEEEESEP encoded by the coding sequence ATCTGGAGCTACCGCCCGAGGGTCTCTGTGTCAGGGACAGCTGCTACTGATGGACACAGGCCACACACCATCAACCGATTCCCAACGGCCACGTCAGTGGCAGCTTCTTTGAGACAGTCTGCCTCCTCCTCGTCTTCTCTACAGAAATACCAAGTGGCTGCCTATGAGGCTGGCAGAGAGCTTCCGGCGTGGGCTCCACAAATGAAGGGCTGGAGGCGAGCACCAGAAGTGCCGGGACCTTCGTGTGTCAGGTTGGGCATCATGCTGGTGTTGGTACTGATTTTCCTGCCAGGCTTGTACTGTGACCCTGGATCTGTATATTACGCTTCTTACGAAACAGTCATCCCCAAGAGTCTGACGGTCAAGGGAAGGGAAGATCCAGGGGAAAAGGCATCATCCTATACGCTATTAATGCAGGGCCAGAAGCAGGTGATTCAACTGAAGGTGAAGAGAGACTATTTTGTGAATAACTTTCCAGTCTTCAGCTACCACAGTGGGGTCCTGCGGCAAGAAGTGCCTTTCATCTCGCATGACTGTCACTACGAAGGCTACATAGAAGGAGTCCCGGGTTCTTTTGTTTCCCTCAACACCTGTTCAGGCCTCAGGGGCATCCTGATTAAGGAGGGGAAACCCTATGGCATTGAGCCCATGGACAGCTCAGAACAGTTTGAACATGTGTTGTACACCATGGCACCCCAAGCTCGAGTGTCCTGCGGCGTCACTTCCAAAGGCAGCCAAGTGGTGTCCACCAGCCGGCAACAAGGGAGCAGGAAGCCTCGCCGTCCACAGGCACTGCCGTCCTTTTGGTCACACACCAAGTACGTGGAGATGTTCGTCGTGGTCAGCAACCAGCGCTTCCAAATGTGGGGCGGTAACGTCGATGAGACAGTCCAGAGAGTAATGGACATCACTGCTCTGGCCAACATCTTCACTCGGGGAATAAACACCGAGGTGGTGCTGGCTGGAATGGAGGTCTGGACCGAGGGGGACCTCATAGAAGTCCCAGCGGACTTGCGAGTTACACTGAGGAATTTCAACAGCTGGAGACAGGAGAAGCTCTTCCCCCGGGTGAAGCACGATGTTGCCCACATGATCGTGGGACATCATCCTGAAGACCATGTGGGACAGGCATTTCTCAATGGTGCCTGTTCAAGAGGCTTTGCAGCCGCTGTTGAATCCTTCCACCATGAAGATGTCCTCCTGTTTGCGGCGCTCGTGGCCCACGAGCTTGGGCACAACTTGGGTATTCAGCACGACCACTCGGCCTGCACTTGTAAAGATAAACGCTTTTGCCTCATGCGTGAAAACATCACTAAAGAAAGTGGCTTCAGCAACTGCAGTTCTGACCACTTCTACCAGTTCCTCCGGGAACACAAAGGGGCCTGCCTATTTAACAAGCCCCGGCCCCAAGGTCGCCTGCGTAGGCAAGCCTCGTGTGGAAACGGTGTGTTGGAGGTGAATGAGGAGTGTGACTGTGGACCTGACTGTGGTAATAACCCGTGCTGTGACGAAACATGTAGGCTGAAGGCAACAGCATTGTGTAGTTCTGGACCCTGCTGTAATGAAACGTGTGGATATTTAGAAAAGGGAATCATGTGCCGTTCTCCTTTTGGAGAGTGTGACCTCCCAGAGTATTGTGATGGTAACTCTGACAAGTGCCCCACCAACACATACAAGCAAAATGGTACACCTTGTCAACGAGTTCACTATTGCATTGAAGGTCTGTGCAAGACTGCTGATTTTCAATGCACAAATGTTTTTGGATACCCTGCAAGGTCTGCCCCAGAAGACTGTTACGTTTCCATGAACACTAAAGGGGACCGGTTTGGAAACTGTGGCCTTCCCACTTCAGATAACCAGGAATACGTAAAGTGTACAGCTGAAAATATATATTGTGGGAAAATTATATGTACAAATGTTAAACATGTACCAGTGGTCAAACCCATGCAAACAATGATCCAGGTGCCTCATAGGGATGACTGGTGCTGGAGCATGGATGCCTACAATAATACTGATATCCCTGATGATGGAGATGTGGACGCTGGCACACGTTGTGCTCCAGAAAAAATCTGTCTGAATTACTCCTGCGTTGATCATGCTGTGCTGAACTACGACTGTGAACCACGACAAATGTGTAATGGGAGAGGAGTTTGCAACAATTTAAAGCACTGCCATTGTGAGGCTGGCTATGCCCCTCCTGACTGCACGACTATAGGAACTGGGGGTAGTGTGGACAGTGGCTCTCCTGTTTTACAACGGGAATCTGAAAATGCTTTCAGTGTTGCCAAAGATGAGCATGAGTTCGTAGACAATATGATCATAATATTTCTCATACTTTTTTTCCTACTATTAATAGTTGTAACTGCTTTTATCACCCTTTTGTGTAAACATTCAAGAAAAGCTCCTCCAGAGCCCAAAGAAAAGGGTCCAGAAGAGGCAGCAGAAGAGGTTCAgccagaagaggaggaggaggaagaggaagaggaagaagaggaagaggaggaagaatcaGAGCCATAA